One Buchnera aphidicola (Pentalonia nigronervosa) DNA segment encodes these proteins:
- the secE gene encoding preprotein translocase subunit SecE has protein sequence MKKNVKNKNIYNAIEKIKWLFASLCFILIYSINYYLYEIQFFIRILIIFFLIILSTSIILSTKIGKYMLLYISTTKNEIRKITWPQYKETLYTACIIIIVTILISLLLWGLDNIIFHLIAFIVSLRF, from the coding sequence ATGAAAAAAAATGTTAAAAATAAAAACATATACAATGCAATAGAAAAAATAAAATGGTTATTTGCTTCTCTATGTTTTATTTTAATATATTCTATAAATTATTATTTATACGAAATACAATTTTTTATACGTATATTAATTATATTTTTTTTAATTATCTTATCTACGAGTATTATACTTTCTACAAAAATAGGAAAATACATGTTACTGTATATAAGTACCACTAAAAATGAAATACGCAAAATTACGTGGCCTCAATATAAAGAAACTTTATATACTGCATGTATAATTATTATCGTAACGATTTTGATATCTTTATTACTATGGGGTTTAGACAACATCATATTTCATTTAATAGCATTTATTGTAAGTTTAAGGTTCTAA
- the murB gene encoding UDP-N-acetylmuramate dehydrogenase yields MYKKQCPSHESLKHLNTFLINVNAKKIIFVQTIQSLLKTWKMCQLYNIPYIILGEGSNVLFLENYIGLVIINRIKGIRITEKKHIWSLHVFSGEKWHDFVKYTLRTGIFGLENLALIPGCVGSAVVQNIGAYGLELKNVCQYVDVISLKNGTVKRINAKFCKFSYRHSIFKNQYNNEHAIIAVGIIIKKKWNPIIVRSMLKYIQPKRVTAYHIFKTICKIRIKKLPNLKKVGNAGSFFKNPIITQAHAKKLISLYKNIPYQLQDHGLVKISAAWLIEKYQFKNIQIGGASIYKRQKLILINQQNATAHEIIQLAKIIQKGIFKKFNIYLQLEVDLITTSKKITSLNIST; encoded by the coding sequence ATGTATAAAAAACAATGCCCATCCCATGAATCTTTAAAACATTTAAATACATTTTTAATAAATGTTAATGCAAAAAAAATTATTTTTGTACAAACAATTCAATCATTACTGAAAACATGGAAAATGTGTCAATTATACAATATACCTTATATAATTTTAGGAGAGGGGAGCAATGTACTTTTTTTAGAAAATTACATAGGTTTAGTTATAATCAACCGAATTAAAGGAATTAGAATAACAGAAAAAAAACACATTTGGTCATTACATGTATTTTCAGGAGAAAAATGGCACGATTTCGTAAAATATACCTTGCGTACAGGTATATTTGGATTAGAAAACTTAGCATTAATTCCCGGATGTGTTGGATCTGCTGTTGTTCAAAATATTGGAGCATATGGTTTAGAATTAAAAAATGTGTGCCAATATGTTGATGTAATATCTTTAAAAAATGGAACTGTCAAAAGAATTAATGCTAAATTCTGCAAATTTTCATATCGTCATAGCATTTTTAAAAATCAATATAATAATGAACATGCGATTATCGCTGTTGGAATTATAATAAAAAAAAAATGGAATCCTATTATTGTTCGATCTATGCTAAAATACATTCAGCCGAAAAGAGTGACTGCATATCATATTTTTAAAACAATATGCAAAATACGTATTAAAAAACTCCCAAATCTAAAAAAGGTAGGAAATGCCGGGAGTTTTTTTAAAAACCCAATAATTACACAAGCACACGCAAAAAAACTCATATCTTTATACAAAAATATTCCTTATCAATTGCAAGATCACGGTCTAGTAAAAATTTCTGCTGCATGGTTAATCGAAAAATATCAATTTAAAAATATCCAAATTGGCGGCGCTTCAATTTATAAAAGACAAAAATTAATCTTAATAAACCAACAAAACGCAACAGCCCATGAAATAATTCAATTAGCTAAAATCATACAAAAAGGTATCTTTAAAAAATTTAACATATATTTACAATTAGAAGTAGATCTTATAACAACATCAAAAAAAATAACATCATTAAATATAAGTACGTAA
- the metF gene encoding methylenetetrahydrofolate reductase: MNRIQKNYQDKINQKINGFYNIIKFSFEVFPPKDLILEEKLWASICCLKELHPSFFSVTYGANSGEREKTYDITQKIRNKTHILTSPHLTCAGLTATELQKIAEYYWNHGIQSVVALRGDINSNSYKHTMYAVDLVVLLKKVANFDISVAVYPELHPESKNFESEISNFQKKIDAGANRAITQFFFNVESYLNFRDRCVKRGINVEIIPGILPIYNFQQIQRFSSMTNVCIPDWIFKVFHGLENDISIQKIVGFNIVVDLVQKLYLEGVRHFHFYTLNRSDIVYSICHLLRFKNKCMHNTFRD, translated from the coding sequence ATGAATCGCATTCAAAAAAATTATCAAGATAAAATAAATCAAAAAATAAATGGATTTTATAACATTATAAAGTTTTCTTTTGAGGTGTTTCCCCCTAAAGATTTAATTTTAGAGGAAAAATTATGGGCATCAATTTGTTGTTTAAAAGAATTGCACCCATCTTTTTTTTCTGTAACTTATGGCGCAAACAGTGGTGAACGTGAAAAAACATATGATATTACTCAAAAGATACGTAATAAAACACATATTTTAACATCTCCTCATTTGACTTGTGCTGGTTTAACTGCAACAGAATTACAAAAAATTGCAGAATATTACTGGAATCACGGTATTCAAAGCGTAGTAGCATTAAGAGGTGATATCAACAGTAACTCTTACAAACATACAATGTATGCTGTAGATTTAGTTGTATTATTAAAAAAAGTTGCCAATTTTGATATTTCTGTTGCTGTTTATCCTGAATTACATCCAGAATCAAAAAATTTTGAATCTGAAATTTCTAATTTTCAAAAGAAAATTGATGCGGGTGCAAATCGCGCTATTACACAATTTTTTTTTAATGTCGAAAGTTATTTAAATTTTCGGGATCGCTGTGTAAAACGCGGTATTAATGTTGAAATTATACCAGGTATTTTACCAATTTATAACTTTCAACAAATTCAGCGTTTTTCTAGCATGACGAATGTTTGCATTCCTGATTGGATATTTAAAGTGTTTCACGGGTTAGAAAACGATATTTCGATACAAAAAATTGTTGGTTTTAACATTGTTGTTGATTTGGTTCAAAAATTATATTTAGAAGGTGTACGACATTTTCATTTTTATACTTTAAATCGATCAGATATTGTTTATTCTATTTGTCATCTTTTAAGATTTAAAAATAAATGTATGCATAATACTTTTCGAGATTAA
- a CDS encoding argininosuccinate synthase, with amino-acid sequence MINKNINKVVLAYSGGLDTSAIIPWIKENYNVEVIAFVADIGQSVQDLNGIKKKALQSGATKCYIFDLKAEFIASYVYPVLKTGALYEGSYLLGTAMARPIIAKKQIELALEIGANTLCHGATGKGNDQIRFELAYASLAPNLRVIAPWREWHFRSREEILTYLKKNNVATTATLEKIYSKDENVWHHSTEGGLLEHPWNASDADCWSWTVDPQHAPEQPEYVLLKLRFGTVIAVNQIKLNPLQCVDLLNKIGSKHGIGRVDIVENRLIGIKSRGCYETPGGTIIITAIKAIEQLVLDRDSFKWREQIALEMASVVYDGRWFSPIRQSIQAAADVLSSDINGEVMLKLYKGCVTAVQKKSPNALYSAEYATFGQDKVYKQSDADGFIRLFSLSSKIRAQNKLK; translated from the coding sequence GTGATCAATAAAAATATTAATAAAGTTGTTTTAGCGTATTCTGGTGGATTAGATACGTCTGCGATTATTCCATGGATTAAAGAAAATTATAACGTTGAAGTAATTGCATTTGTTGCAGATATTGGGCAATCTGTTCAAGATTTGAATGGAATTAAAAAAAAAGCATTACAGTCTGGTGCAACCAAATGTTATATTTTTGATTTAAAAGCGGAATTTATAGCAAGTTATGTATATCCAGTTTTAAAGACTGGAGCTTTGTATGAAGGAAGTTATTTGTTAGGAACAGCTATGGCTCGTCCTATTATTGCAAAAAAACAAATTGAATTGGCATTAGAAATTGGAGCAAATACATTATGTCATGGTGCTACCGGAAAAGGTAATGATCAAATAAGATTTGAACTTGCATATGCGTCGTTAGCGCCGAATCTTCGTGTAATTGCACCATGGCGTGAATGGCATTTTCGATCTCGAGAAGAAATATTAACATACTTAAAGAAAAACAATGTTGCCACAACAGCAACTTTAGAAAAAATTTACAGTAAAGATGAAAATGTTTGGCATCATTCTACAGAGGGCGGTTTGCTTGAACATCCTTGGAATGCATCAGACGCAGATTGTTGGAGTTGGACAGTAGATCCTCAACATGCTCCAGAGCAACCAGAATATGTTTTGTTAAAATTACGTTTTGGTACAGTTATTGCTGTAAATCAAATAAAATTAAATCCATTGCAATGTGTCGATTTATTAAATAAGATTGGTTCTAAACATGGCATAGGACGAGTAGATATTGTTGAAAATCGATTAATTGGTATCAAATCGCGCGGTTGCTACGAAACGCCTGGTGGAACAATTATAATAACTGCTATAAAGGCAATAGAACAATTAGTTTTAGATCGCGATAGTTTTAAATGGAGAGAACAAATTGCATTAGAAATGGCTTCAGTAGTGTATGACGGTCGGTGGTTTTCTCCGATACGACAATCTATACAGGCAGCTGCAGATGTATTGTCATCTGATATTAATGGTGAAGTTATGTTGAAATTATATAAAGGCTGTGTCACTGCTGTACAAAAAAAATCTCCTAATGCATTATACTCTGCAGAGTATGCTACTTTTGGTCAAGATAAAGTATACAAACAATCTGATGCAGATGGGTTTATTCGTTTGTTTTCTTTATCGTCAAAAATTCGCGCACAAAACAAATTAAAATAA
- the argH gene encoding argininosuccinate lyase, producing MVLWGGRFIYESDQTFKKFNSSLSFDYILAEEDITASIAWSKALMKCSIITVKEQNLIESALVDLLKKVTKNTQIILESDCEDIHSWVEDQLIKKIGPLGKKLHTGRSRNDQVTTDLKLWCKNRIFCILQNLMMLQKYFILSAEANSDVIMPGYTHLQRAQPITFSYWCLAYVEMFKRDTERLQDVLKRVNISPLGSGALAGTSWNIDRKELALSMGFESATINALDSVSDRDYIIELLSTASISMMHLSRFSEDLIFFNSHEAGFIELSDSITSGSSLMPQKKNPDALELIRSKCGRVYGALIAMLVVLKSLPLSYNKDMQEDKEGLFNAIKTWNDCLSMARLILKNIQVQKKICRQAAEHGYSNATDLADYLVKKGVTFRDAHNISGKLVLHAIKEKKSLNSLKLSVFKKYSSLIEEDIYQNITLESCLEKRLSQGGVAPNQIEKEIVEIKKRLNIF from the coding sequence ATGGTACTGTGGGGTGGACGATTCATATATGAATCTGATCAAACATTTAAAAAATTTAATTCATCGTTATCTTTTGATTACATCTTAGCAGAAGAGGATATAACTGCTTCAATTGCTTGGTCTAAAGCACTCATGAAGTGTAGTATTATTACAGTTAAAGAGCAAAATTTAATAGAATCTGCATTAGTAGATTTATTAAAAAAAGTTACAAAGAACACTCAGATAATCCTTGAAAGCGATTGTGAAGATATTCATAGTTGGGTTGAAGATCAGCTCATTAAGAAAATTGGTCCATTAGGTAAAAAGTTGCATACTGGGCGTAGTCGTAATGATCAGGTGACAACTGATTTAAAATTATGGTGTAAAAATAGGATTTTTTGTATATTACAAAATTTAATGATGTTGCAAAAATATTTTATTTTGAGTGCTGAAGCGAATAGTGATGTTATTATGCCTGGATACACACATTTACAACGTGCACAACCGATCACATTTTCTTATTGGTGCTTAGCTTATGTAGAAATGTTTAAAAGAGATACAGAACGTTTGCAAGATGTATTAAAACGAGTAAATATTAGCCCGTTGGGTTCTGGTGCACTTGCAGGAACATCATGGAATATCGACCGTAAAGAATTAGCTTTATCAATGGGTTTTGAATCAGCAACAATTAATGCACTCGATAGTGTTTCTGATCGGGATTACATAATTGAATTATTATCTACTGCATCAATTAGTATGATGCATTTATCACGTTTTTCAGAAGATTTAATTTTTTTTAATTCACATGAAGCAGGTTTTATTGAATTATCTGATAGTATTACATCTGGTTCATCTTTAATGCCACAAAAGAAAAATCCGGATGCATTAGAATTAATTCGATCTAAATGTGGTCGTGTTTATGGTGCATTAATTGCAATGTTAGTTGTATTAAAATCACTACCCTTGTCATATAATAAAGATATGCAAGAAGATAAAGAAGGTTTATTTAATGCTATAAAGACATGGAATGATTGTTTGTCTATGGCTCGATTAATTTTAAAGAACATACAAGTTCAAAAAAAAATTTGTCGTCAAGCAGCAGAACACGGTTATTCTAATGCAACAGATCTTGCAGATTATTTAGTAAAAAAGGGTGTTACATTTCGTGATGCGCATAATATATCTGGAAAATTAGTGTTACATGCAATAAAAGAAAAAAAATCGTTAAATAGTTTAAAACTATCCGTTTTTAAGAAATATAGTAGTTTAATTGAAGAAGACATATATCAAAATATAACTTTAGAATCTTGTCTGGAAAAACGATTATCCCAAGGTGGTGTAGCACCAAACCAAATAGAAAAAGAAATTGTAGAAATAAAAAAAAGGTTAAACATTTTTTAA
- a CDS encoding rhodanese-like domain-containing protein: protein MEKIVFFVHEHLILSFLWVLLLCLIIFLLFKEYCSKFKFINNIQAINLINKKNAIVIDTRSSRNYQKGHIVNSIHISLQKVLSGKIKNIIFYNSHPIILIFSSSYIQNKYIDEFLKCGFKKIFVLRNGIYGWDLENLPLVS from the coding sequence ATGGAAAAAATTGTTTTTTTTGTTCATGAGCATTTAATACTTAGTTTTTTGTGGGTGTTGCTTTTGTGTTTAATAATATTTTTATTATTTAAAGAATATTGCTCAAAGTTTAAATTTATTAATAATATTCAAGCAATCAACTTAATAAATAAAAAGAATGCGATCGTAATTGATACTCGTTCTTCAAGAAATTATCAAAAAGGACATATTGTTAATTCCATTCATATTTCATTACAAAAAGTTCTTTCAGGAAAAATAAAAAATATAATTTTTTATAATTCTCATCCGATTATTTTGATTTTTAGTTCATCGTATATTCAAAACAAATACATCGATGAATTTCTTAAATGTGGATTTAAAAAGATTTTTGTGTTAAGAAATGGTATATATGGTTGGGATTTAGAAAATCTCCCTCTTGTGTCATAA
- the secB gene encoding protein-export chaperone SecB: MLKSQTTREFFEIQRIYLKNISFKSPNTPKIFCKNWDPNIKFNLNIAVENIKKNIFEVILKIKIVVTIQTELVFLCNVHQAGIFCILNLDEKKLRYCLYAYCPDILFPYSRSCISNLVSNASFPSLNIAPVNFHDMYYNNIKNHQDVL; the protein is encoded by the coding sequence ATGTTAAAGTCACAAACAACACGTGAGTTTTTTGAGATTCAACGTATTTATTTAAAAAATATTTCTTTTAAATCTCCTAATACACCGAAAATATTTTGTAAAAACTGGGATCCAAATATAAAATTTAATTTAAATATTGCCGTTGAAAACATTAAAAAAAATATTTTTGAAGTAATATTAAAAATAAAAATTGTAGTTACAATTCAAACAGAATTAGTTTTTTTATGTAATGTACATCAAGCTGGAATTTTTTGTATTTTAAATTTAGATGAGAAAAAATTACGATATTGTTTGTATGCTTATTGTCCAGATATTTTATTTCCATATTCTCGTTCATGTATATCTAATCTAGTATCTAATGCAAGTTTTCCTAGTTTAAATATTGCGCCAGTGAATTTTCATGATATGTATTATAATAATATAAAGAATCATCAAGATGTATTATGA
- the rpoD gene encoding RNA polymerase sigma factor RpoD has protein sequence MDHNPQSQLKLLITHGKEQGYLTYSEVNDHLPEDIIDSEQINDIIQMINDMGIPVVEEAPDTDDLILNSIHTDADEDTVEAATQVLSNVESEPGRTTDPVRMYMREMGTVELLTREGEIDIAKRIEDGINQVQCSVSEYPEAINYLLDQYDRIQTGQIRLSDIITGFVDPNAEEYFSPSTIHIGSDILDIDQNTEDDDEERHDENDHSVDPVLANEKFSELRNQFVNTHKVIKRKNRKHKDALLEIYNLSEIFKQFRLVPKQFDRLVNNMRYMIERIRTEERVIMKLCVEQCAMPRKYFIKIFSGNEANHQWFKIEQNANQPWSKKLHTIENTVFSSINKLVQIEQETGLTIEQTKDINKRMSIGEAKARKAKKEMVEANLRLVISIAKKYTNRGLQFLDLIQEGNIGLMKAVDKFEYRRGYKFSTYATWWIRQAITRSIADQARTIRIPVHMIETINKLNRISRQMLQEIGREPTPEELSEKMLIPEDKIRKVLKIAKEPISMETPIGDDDDLHLGDFIEDTNLELPLDSATSESLRSATHDVLSGLTAREAKVLRMRFGIDMNTDHTLEEVGKQFDVTRERIRQIEAKALRKLRHPSRSEVLRSFLDD, from the coding sequence ATGGACCATAATCCACAATCACAGCTTAAACTTCTTATTACACATGGTAAGGAGCAGGGGTATTTAACCTATTCTGAAGTCAATGATCATCTACCAGAAGATATTATAGATTCCGAACAAATTAATGACATTATTCAGATGATTAATGATATGGGAATTCCAGTTGTTGAAGAAGCACCAGATACTGATGATTTAATTTTAAACTCAATACATACAGACGCAGATGAAGATACAGTAGAAGCAGCAACACAAGTTTTATCCAATGTCGAATCGGAACCTGGACGAACAACAGATCCCGTTCGTATGTATATGCGAGAAATGGGGACTGTTGAACTATTAACACGAGAAGGTGAAATTGACATAGCAAAACGCATTGAAGATGGAATTAATCAAGTTCAATGTTCCGTTTCAGAATATCCAGAAGCGATTAATTATCTGCTAGATCAATACGATCGTATCCAAACGGGACAAATCAGATTGTCTGATATAATAACTGGTTTTGTTGATCCGAATGCAGAAGAATATTTTTCTCCATCGACTATTCATATAGGATCAGATATTTTAGACATAGACCAAAATACAGAAGATGATGACGAAGAAAGACATGATGAAAATGATCATAGTGTCGATCCTGTTTTAGCTAACGAAAAATTCTCTGAACTACGCAATCAATTTGTTAACACACACAAAGTGATAAAACGAAAAAATAGAAAACACAAAGATGCATTATTAGAAATTTATAATCTTTCAGAAATATTTAAACAATTTAGATTAGTACCAAAGCAATTTGACCGCTTAGTTAACAATATGCGTTACATGATTGAAAGAATTCGAACAGAAGAAAGAGTCATTATGAAATTATGTGTAGAACAATGTGCCATGCCTAGAAAATATTTTATAAAAATTTTTTCAGGGAATGAAGCAAATCATCAATGGTTTAAAATTGAACAAAATGCAAACCAACCATGGTCTAAAAAATTACACACTATTGAAAATACTGTTTTTTCTAGTATTAATAAATTAGTTCAAATTGAACAAGAAACTGGTTTAACTATTGAACAAACAAAAGATATTAATAAAAGAATGTCCATTGGAGAAGCAAAAGCCAGAAAAGCAAAAAAAGAAATGGTTGAGGCGAATTTAAGACTAGTGATTTCTATTGCTAAAAAATATACCAATCGCGGATTACAATTTTTAGATTTAATTCAAGAAGGAAATATTGGACTGATGAAAGCTGTAGATAAGTTCGAATACCGTCGAGGATATAAATTTTCCACTTATGCTACATGGTGGATTAGACAAGCAATTACTCGATCTATCGCAGATCAAGCTCGCACTATTCGCATTCCTGTCCATATGATTGAAACTATTAATAAGTTAAACCGCATTTCTAGACAAATGTTACAAGAAATAGGACGCGAACCTACTCCAGAAGAATTATCTGAAAAAATGTTAATTCCAGAAGATAAAATTAGAAAAGTATTAAAAATTGCAAAAGAACCAATATCCATGGAAACTCCAATCGGAGATGATGACGATTTGCATTTAGGAGATTTTATTGAAGATACGAATTTAGAACTACCCTTAGATTCTGCGACATCGGAAAGTTTACGATCAGCTACGCACGACGTATTATCAGGATTAACTGCACGTGAGGCAAAAGTGCTGCGCATGCGTTTTGGAATTGACATGAATACTGATCATACATTAGAAGAAGTTGGAAAGCAATTTGATGTAACTCGTGAGAGAATACGACAAATTGAAGCGAAAGCCCTTAGAAAACTTCGTCATCCAAGTAGATCAGAAGTATTGCGTAGTTTTTTAGATGATTAA
- a CDS encoding DNA primase, which produces MTGTIPKYFINELLFRTNIIELINTRIKLKKNGKNYQTNCPFHYDKTPSFTVNYEKQFYYCFGCRNYGNAIDFLMHYEHLTFVESIEELSILHGMQIPFHNSQKNHNNDYIKKQKMYFLTNKIAFLYHKNIHCTHIAHQYLSKRGINKKMIQMFLIGYSDVEWQIFSSKINITTNLEKQLLDQKIININKMGKRYDCFQGRIIFPIQDKHGRILGFGGRSINNTFPKYLNSPETNIFHKGKQIYGLYQVKKKHPKPAYLLVVEGYIDVIILTQYNIDYVVSLLGTAITKEQTRLLFQNSSTIIYCYDGDTAGRNASWHALKNSLPYISDEKILKFVFLPKNEDPDSIIQKEGKEKFQKRIENAMTMTEFFFKYISKNINLSSNDDKFHLSAQALPLINSIPSDTIQLYLRQVLARKIGILDDDQLEKFLYYKKNETKKIQQFQIKRTSMRILIGLLVQNPHLSKITPELKQFENAKIKGLSIFLEILNTCTKYPNINTGQLLELYRDKKIIHILKILSRWDHMIVQKEISNVFLDSLTNIYNKILEKRQEYLISKERLIGLKKCEKQEIWNINKKLSKKCKLF; this is translated from the coding sequence ATGACTGGAACAATACCTAAATATTTTATTAATGAATTACTATTTCGCACTAACATTATAGAACTTATTAACACACGCATAAAATTAAAAAAAAATGGTAAAAATTATCAAACCAATTGTCCTTTCCATTATGATAAAACTCCATCGTTTACTGTAAATTATGAAAAACAATTTTACTATTGTTTCGGTTGTAGAAACTATGGAAACGCAATTGATTTCCTTATGCATTATGAACATTTAACTTTTGTAGAAAGTATTGAAGAGCTTTCTATATTGCATGGCATGCAGATTCCGTTTCATAATTCACAAAAAAATCATAATAATGATTATATAAAAAAACAAAAAATGTATTTTTTAACTAATAAAATAGCTTTTCTATATCATAAAAACATACATTGTACGCACATAGCACATCAATACTTATCCAAAAGAGGAATCAATAAAAAAATGATTCAAATGTTTTTAATTGGATATTCTGATGTAGAATGGCAGATTTTTTCTAGTAAAATAAATATAACAACAAACTTAGAAAAACAATTATTAGATCAAAAAATTATTAATATTAATAAAATGGGAAAAAGGTATGATTGTTTTCAAGGACGCATAATATTTCCTATACAAGACAAACATGGTAGAATTTTAGGATTTGGTGGACGATCAATTAATAATACCTTTCCAAAATATCTAAATTCACCTGAAACAAATATTTTTCATAAAGGAAAACAAATTTATGGATTGTATCAAGTAAAAAAAAAACATCCAAAACCTGCATATTTATTAGTTGTTGAAGGGTATATAGATGTAATAATCCTCACTCAATATAATATTGATTATGTTGTTTCTCTTCTAGGAACGGCAATTACTAAAGAGCAAACTCGTTTATTATTTCAAAACTCTAGCACAATTATATATTGCTATGATGGCGATACAGCTGGAAGAAACGCATCTTGGCACGCTTTAAAAAATTCATTACCATATATTTCAGACGAAAAAATATTAAAATTTGTATTTTTACCAAAAAATGAAGATCCAGATTCTATTATTCAAAAAGAAGGAAAAGAAAAATTTCAAAAACGTATTGAAAACGCCATGACTATGACGGAATTTTTTTTTAAATACATATCAAAAAATATTAATTTATCATCTAATGATGATAAATTTCATTTAAGCGCTCAAGCGTTACCACTAATTAATAGTATACCAAGTGATACAATACAGTTATATTTGCGCCAGGTACTAGCAAGAAAAATAGGTATTTTAGACGATGATCAACTTGAAAAATTTTTATATTATAAAAAAAACGAAACAAAAAAAATACAACAATTTCAAATTAAAAGAACCTCAATGCGAATTCTAATCGGTCTTCTCGTACAAAATCCTCATTTGTCTAAAATAACACCTGAACTTAAACAGTTTGAAAATGCAAAAATAAAAGGACTATCTATATTCTTAGAAATATTAAATACTTGTACAAAATATCCAAATATTAACACTGGTCAATTATTAGAATTGTACAGAGATAAAAAAATAATCCATATTCTAAAAATTTTATCCAGATGGGATCATATGATTGTTCAAAAAGAAATTTCAAATGTGTTTTTAGATTCATTGACTAACATATATAATAAAATTCTTGAGAAAAGACAAGAATATTTAATTTCAAAAGAACGATTAATAGGATTAAAAAAGTGTGAAAAACAAGAAATTTGGAATATTAACAAAAAATTATCAAAAAAATGTAAATTATTTTAA
- the rpsU gene encoding 30S ribosomal protein S21: MPIIKIRENEPFDVALRRFKRSCEKAGILSEIRRREFYEKPTTERKRARASAIKRLTKKLIRENAKRVRMY; the protein is encoded by the coding sequence ATGCCAATAATAAAAATACGCGAAAACGAACCATTTGATGTCGCACTGCGACGATTTAAACGATCTTGTGAAAAAGCAGGTATCTTGTCTGAAATTCGTAGAAGAGAGTTTTATGAAAAACCTACTACTGAACGAAAACGTGCTCGAGCATCTGCTATAAAACGCCTTACAAAAAAACTAATACGAGAAAATGCAAAACGTGTTCGCATGTATTAA